A genome region from Populus alba chromosome 3, ASM523922v2, whole genome shotgun sequence includes the following:
- the LOC118028674 gene encoding disease resistance protein RPM1, whose protein sequence is MSEGVVTFLLTKLADFLVERGKNLAGVECEVEYISDELEFMTAFLRLGDTMEDSDPVLKCLVKKVRDAAYDTEDALDNFSLSHVSDRGHGIFSCFRKISRSIKDRRARRRIASKIQSIKSRVISVSESHRRYCNKNNIMIQGSSSNSIPRLECQRDALLIEEADLVGIEKPKQQLIEWLLGSKTGREVISVVGMGGLGKSTLVKRVYDDSNVKKHFKFRAWVTVSQSFKREDLLKDMIQQLFRVHRKPDPKGVDSMDYNKLRSVIHEFLQQKKYLIVLDDVWHPSAWHAFQHALPNTICGSRILVTTRNTEVASTSCMDSPDKVYALNPLSREESRTLFYKKIFQNNTCPPHLKSVSETILDRCEGLPLAIVAISGVLATKDKSRIDEWEMVHRSLGAGLEENDMLMSARKILSLSYNDLPYYLKSCLLYFSIFPVGNRIKRMTLIRLWIAEGFVRGKQGMTVEEVAQDYLNELMKRSLVQVVKTTTDGRVKTCRIHDLLREIMIAMAKDQDFAVIAREEGITWPEKVRRVSIHNAMPKKQRRQVASRLRSLLTFWVADCNYESPARKLFSGRLRLLHVLDLEGAPLKEFPKEIVSLFLLKYLSLRNTKVNFIPSTISQLKNLETLDMKRALVSELPAEIRKLQKLCYLLVYRFEMDSDDRISTKYGFKAPGQIGRLQSLQKLCFVEANQGRNLMFELGRLKQLRKLGILKLKKKHGKALCSSVERLTNLRALSATSITENEIIDLDYVASPPQYLQRLYLGGRMEKLPDWISSLDSLVRLVLKWSQLNDDPLLSLQHLPNLVHLELVQVYNGELLCFQAKGFQRLKFLGLNKLERLRMITVEEGAMPCLEKLIVQSCKSLRRVPSGIEHLSTLKVLEFFDMPKELAMTLHPNGEDGDYLKVAHVPDVYSTFWNNGNWDIFSSLGAKLEDKHSPQLTPRIIKRNYTWK, encoded by the coding sequence ATGTCTGAAGGCGTGGTAACCTTTTTACTCACGAAGCTTGCAGACTTCCTCGtagaaaggggaaaaaacctGGCAGGAGTCGAGTGTGAAGTTGAGTATATCAGTGATGAACTAGAGTTCATGACAGCCTTCCTAAGACTTGGAGATACGATGGAAGACAGTGATCCTGTGTTAAAATGTTTGGTCAAGAAAGTGAGAGATGCAGCTTATGACACGGAGGATGCTCTTGATAATTTCAGCCTATCCCATGTTAGTGATCGTGGGCACGGTATTTTTTCCTGTTTCAGGAAAATTTCTCGCTCTATCAAGGATAGAAGAGCTCGGCGACGAATTGCTTCGAAAATCCAAAGCATCAAATCTCGAGTCATCAGTGTCTCAGAGTCACATCGGAGATACTGCAACAAGAATAATATAATGATTCAAGGATCAAGCTCCAACAGCATCCCTAGGCTAGAATGTCAAAGGGATGCCCTTTTAATAGAAGAAGCTGATCTGGTGGGCATTGAAAAACCCAAACAGCAATTGATTGAGTGGCTTCTTGGAAGCAAAACAGGACGTGAAGTGATTTCTGTGGTCGGTATGGGAGGCTTGGGAAAATCAACTTTGGTGAAAAGGGTCTATGACGATTCAAACGTGAAGAAACACTTCAAGTTCCGTGCTTGGGTAACTGTGTCTCAATCTTTTAAGAGAGAAGACCTCTTAAAAGACATGATTCAACAACTCTTCCGTGTCCATAGAAAACCAGATCCAAAAGGTGTGGACAGCATGGACTACAATAAGCTAAGAAGTGTCATCCATGAATTCCTTCAACAGAAGAAATACCTGATAGTCTTGGATGATGTGTGGCACCCAAGTGCTTGGCATGCTTTCCAGCATGCGTTGCCAAACACCATCTGTGGCAGCCGAATATTGGTCACCACACGCAACACTGAAGTTGCCTCTACCTCATGCATGGATTCCCCTGACAAAGTCTACGCTTTAAATCCGTTGTCTCGCGAAGAATCACGGACTTTGTTCTATAAGAAGATATTTCAGAATAATACTTGCCCTCCGCATTTGAAGAGTGTTTCAGAAACAATTCTGGATAGATGTGAGGGCTTGCCGCTTGCAATTGTGGCAATTAGTGGTGTTCTGGCAACAAAGGACAAGAGCAGAATAGACGAGTGGGAAATGGTGCATCGTAGCCTTGGTGCTGGATTGGAAGAAAATGACATGCTGATGAGTGCAAGAAAAATACTGTCTCTCAGTTACAACGATTTGCCTTACTATCTTAAATCTTGTTTGTTGTATTTCAGCATCTTCCCTGTGGGTAACCGAATCAAGCGTATGACGCTTATTCGATTGTGGATAGCTGAAGGATTTGTCAGAGGCAAACAAGGAATGACAGTAGAGGAAGTAGCACAAGACTACCTGAATGAGCTCATGAAGAGAAGCTTGGTTCAAGTGGTGAAGACGACCACTGATGGACGGGTCAAAACATGCCGCATCCATGACCTCCTGCGCGAGATTATGATTGCAATGGCAAAAGACCAGGACTTTGCAGTAATCGCCAGGGAAGAAGGCATTACATGGCCAGAAAAGGTTCGCCGTGTGTCGATCCATAACGCCATGCCAAAAAAACAACGAAGACAGGTTGCCTCTCGACTTCGTTCGTTGCTTACATTCTGGGTGGCAGATTGTAATTATGAGTCTCCTGCACGCAAATTGTTTTCTGGTCGTCTCAGGCTGCTTCATGTGTTGGATCTGGAAGGCGCACCTCTAAAGGAATTTCCCAAGGAAATTGTCAGTCTCTTCCTCTTAAAATACTTAAGTTTGAGGAATACCAAAGTGAATTTTATTCCGAGTACTATTAGCCAGCTTAAGAATCTTGAGACGTTGGATATGAAACGTGCTCTAGTCTCTGAACTGCCTGCTGAGATTCGGAAGCTCCAGAAACTTTGTTACCTCTTGGTGTATCGTTTTGAAATGGATTCTGATGACCGGATCTCCACCAAATACGGTTTCAAGGCCCCGGGTCAAATTGGACGTCTGCAATCCTTACAAAAGCTTTGCTTCGTAGAGGCAAATCAGGGAAGGAATCTTATGTTCGAACTGGGAAGACTGAAACAGTTGAGAAAGTTAGGAATtctaaagttgaagaaaaaacatgggAAGGCTCTCTGCTCTTCTGTTGAAAGGCTGACGAATCTCCGTGCCTTGTCTGCTACTTCTATCACAGAAAACGAGATCATTGATCTGGACTACGTAGCATCGCCTCCTCAATATCTTCAACGATTGTACTTGGGAGGACGTATGGAGAAGCTTCCAGACTGGATATCTTCACTGGACAGCTTGGTCAGGTTGGTTTTAAAATGGAGTCAGTTGAATGACGACCCACTTCTATCTCTTCAACATTTACCCAACCTTGTACATCTTGAATTAGTACAGGTTTACAATGGAGAGCTCTTGTGTTTTCAAGCCAAGGGATTTCAGCGACTCAAGTTCTTGGGGTTAAATAAACTAGAAAGGCTCAGGATGATAACTGTAGAGGAGGGAGCAATGCCCTGTCTAGAAAAGCTGATAGTCCAGAGCTGCAAATCACTGCGGAGGGTGCCATCAGGCATTGAGCACTTGAGCACGCTGAAAGTACTGGAATTCTTCGACATGCCAAAAGAACTAGCCATGACTCTGCATCCTAATGGAGAAGATGGAGATTACTTGAAGGTTGCACATGTTCCTGATGTCTACTCCACCTTCTGGAATAATGGTAATTGGGATATCTTCTCTTCACTGGGTGCCAAATTAGAAGACAAACACTCTCCCCAGCTTACTCCTAGAATTATCAAACGCAATTATACTTGGAAATAA
- the LOC118028673 gene encoding secretory carrier-associated membrane protein 4 isoform X3 yields the protein MSRYNSDPNPFDEEEEVNPFSKGTSAPASKARIPPLGHEAMGFGRNDATVDIPLDTMNDSKKKEKDLVSWEADLKRREKEIKRREDAVARSKDYNLQNFLLLELYIYGFVERLLLTQFFFSILHGISAGITPNDKNWPPFFPIIHHDIANEIPIHAQRIQYLAFASWLGIVLCLVFNVIAVTVCWIRGGGVKIFFLAIIYALMGCPLSYVLWYRPLYRAMRRKYN from the exons ATGAGCCGATACAACAGCGACCCTAACCCAttcgatgaagaagaagaagtgaatCCCTTCTCG AAGGGCACGAGTGCTCCGGCATCAAAGGCACGCATTCCTCCTTTGGGACATGAAGCTATGGGATTTGGGCGCAATGATGCAACAGTTGACATTCCACTTGATACAATGAAT GAttcaaagaaaaaggagaaagacCTCGTGTCTTGGGAAGCAGATCTTAAAAGGAGGGAAAAG GAAATCAAAAGGAGGGAAGATGCTGTTGCTAGAAGCAAGGACTACAACCTACAAAATTTTTTGCTTCTAGAATTGTATATTTATGGATTTGTAGAACGCTTATTGCTaactcaatttttcttttccattttacaTGGTATTTCAGCTGGCATTACCCCAAATGATAAAAATTGGCCACCATTTTTTCCTATCATCCATCATGATATAGCAAATGAAATACCTATCCATGCCCAAAGGATACAGTATTTGGCTTTTGCCAGTTGGTTAG GTATTGTCCTTTGTCTTGTCTTCAATGTAATTGCTGTGACAGTGTGTTGGATTAGAGGCGGAG GTGTCAAAATCTTTTTCCTTGCCATAATCTATGCGCTGATGGGATGTCCACTTTCATATGTCCTGTGGTACAGACCTCTCTATCGAGCAATGAG